From the Nitrobacter hamburgensis X14 genome, one window contains:
- the chrA gene encoding chromate efflux transporter has protein sequence MTSPAHERGAGEVFAAFLKLGLTSFGGPVAHLGYFRNEFVDRRKWLEEKRFADLVALCQFLPGPASSQVGIAIGLARAGYAGAVAAWMGFTLPSALALVLFGYGVSSFGGALGSGWLHGLKVAAVAVVALAILGMARTLTPDRERASVAALAAVTALTINSVWGQIGAIVVGAVAGMAVLKREPVPADHLGSTPSTGRAIAMLALAAFAILLVGLPVVSAVSDNADMRLFDTFFRTGSLVFGGGHVVLPLLQAQVVPPGWVDNDAFLAGYGAAQAVPGPLFTFSAYLGAVIGGWKTAALCLVAIFLPSFLLVIGVMPFWDELRRRAAARAALRGINAAVVGLLLAAFYNPVWTSGILSRGDFGLAVVAFVLLLLWRTPPWLVVMVCAVCGELLAAL, from the coding sequence ATGACGTCTCCCGCGCATGAGCGGGGCGCGGGCGAGGTGTTTGCGGCGTTCTTGAAGCTCGGCCTGACATCGTTCGGCGGTCCCGTTGCCCATCTCGGCTACTTCCGCAACGAGTTCGTGGACCGGCGGAAATGGCTTGAGGAAAAGCGCTTTGCCGATCTGGTGGCCCTGTGTCAGTTCCTGCCGGGCCCCGCTTCCAGCCAGGTCGGCATAGCCATCGGCCTGGCGCGGGCCGGTTATGCCGGTGCAGTTGCGGCCTGGATGGGTTTTACGCTGCCGTCAGCGCTGGCGCTGGTTTTGTTCGGCTACGGTGTGTCCTCATTCGGGGGCGCACTGGGCAGCGGCTGGCTGCATGGCCTGAAGGTCGCTGCCGTCGCGGTGGTGGCGCTTGCGATTCTCGGGATGGCGCGAACGCTGACGCCCGATCGTGAGCGTGCCAGCGTGGCTGCGCTGGCAGCCGTCACGGCGTTGACGATCAATTCAGTCTGGGGACAGATCGGTGCGATCGTTGTCGGCGCTGTCGCCGGCATGGCCGTGTTGAAGCGCGAACCCGTGCCGGCCGATCACCTCGGCTCAACGCCGTCAACGGGCAGGGCGATCGCAATGCTCGCGCTGGCGGCATTTGCCATTCTGCTGGTGGGATTGCCGGTCGTGTCGGCCGTCTCGGACAATGCGGACATGCGGCTCTTTGATACGTTCTTCCGCACTGGTTCTCTTGTGTTCGGCGGCGGACATGTGGTGTTGCCGTTACTCCAGGCACAAGTGGTACCGCCGGGATGGGTGGATAACGATGCGTTTCTGGCCGGGTACGGCGCTGCGCAGGCCGTGCCGGGACCGCTGTTCACCTTTTCGGCCTATCTCGGGGCGGTGATCGGCGGCTGGAAAACCGCTGCGCTGTGTCTTGTTGCTATCTTCCTGCCGTCTTTCCTGCTGGTCATCGGCGTGATGCCTTTCTGGGACGAATTACGGCGGCGGGCCGCGGCCAGGGCGGCGCTGCGCGGCATCAACGCCGCGGTGGTCGGCCTTTTGCTGGCCGCCTTTTACAATCCGGTCTGGACCTCGGGCATCCTGTCCAGGGGAGACTTCGGACTGGCCGTGGTTGCCTTTGTGTTGTTGCTGCTGTGGCGAACGCCGCCCTGGCTGGTCGTTATGGTCTGCGCCGTCTGCGGCGAGCTGCTGGCGGCGCTGTAA
- a CDS encoding ATP-binding protein, with the protein MAKKSRKAGSRTAPGARSGNRGSGATKGLVSAAAPAAAERIARALEVIAAAMSSAAERPDNRAVLTRADAFVWHPDGRLMPVPQVSRVDLGLLKGIDRMRDILIENTERFAKGLPANNALLWGARGMGKSSLVKAAHASVNAAVGGQLKLIEIHREDIESLPGLMELLRSSDFHFIVFCDDLSFDGNDASYKSLKAVLEGGIEGRPDNVILYATSNRRHLLAREMIENERSTAINPGEAVEEKVSLSDRFGLWLGFHRCSQDEYLAIVRGYCSHFGITLDDSELEREALEWSTTRGSRSGRVAWQFTQELAGRQGVRLAK; encoded by the coding sequence ATGGCAAAAAAGTCACGGAAAGCCGGCTCCCGCACGGCGCCTGGGGCTCGCTCCGGCAACCGGGGCAGCGGCGCGACAAAAGGTCTGGTATCGGCCGCGGCGCCCGCCGCCGCGGAGCGGATCGCGCGCGCGCTCGAAGTGATTGCCGCCGCCATGTCTTCCGCGGCGGAACGGCCCGACAATCGCGCGGTGCTGACGCGTGCCGACGCCTTCGTCTGGCATCCCGACGGACGATTGATGCCGGTCCCACAGGTCAGCCGCGTCGACCTCGGCCTGCTCAAGGGCATCGACCGGATGCGCGATATCCTGATCGAGAACACCGAACGCTTCGCCAAGGGCCTGCCTGCGAACAACGCCCTGCTCTGGGGCGCGCGCGGCATGGGCAAGTCGTCGCTGGTCAAGGCGGCACATGCCAGCGTCAACGCCGCGGTCGGCGGTCAGCTCAAGCTGATCGAAATTCACCGCGAGGATATCGAGAGCCTGCCGGGCCTGATGGAGCTGCTGCGCTCATCGGACTTCCATTTCATCGTGTTCTGCGACGACCTGTCGTTCGACGGCAATGATGCCTCCTACAAATCGCTGAAGGCGGTGCTCGAGGGCGGCATCGAGGGACGCCCGGACAACGTCATCCTGTATGCGACATCGAACCGCCGACACCTGCTGGCGCGCGAGATGATCGAGAACGAGCGATCGACCGCGATTAATCCCGGCGAGGCCGTCGAGGAAAAGGTCTCGCTGTCCGACCGCTTCGGCCTCTGGCTCGGCTTTCATCGCTGCAGTCAGGACGAATATCTCGCGATAGTGCGCGGCTATTGCTCTCACTTCGGCATCACGCTCGACGACTCCGAGCTTGAGCGGGAAGCACTTGAATGGTCGACCACGCGCGGCTCGCGTTCCGGCCGCGTCGCCTGGCAGTTCACGCAGGAACTCGCAGGGCGACAGGGCGTGCGTCTGGCGAAGTAA